CCCTCTTCGCCATGGACCTCGAAGCCGGTCACCGCGTATCGGGTCGTGAAGGCATCGTGGAACTGGGCAATCAACCCGCTTTCGAAGCGGACCACCCCCATGACGCCGTCTTCGAGACCTGCCTGGCCCATACCACCCCGCGACATCATTGCGGTCACGGCGACAGGATTGTCGTCGAGCACGAAACGCATGGTGTCGGCGTCATGAACGGTGATGTCGAGCACCACACCGCCACCCGAGTGAGGCCGCTCGATCCGCCAGCCCTGCAGGTGCGGCGGAAGATAGACCGCATGAAATACGCGGGCGAACAGAGGCTTGCCGATATGGCCCGCCTTGATCGCGGCATGAATTGCGCGATGGGTGGCCGCATTGCGCAAATGATGGTTCGTCCCCATCTGCACCCCCGCCGCCCTGCAGGCCGCGACCATTCGCCTGGCGTCCGCCAGGTTCAACGTGAGCGGCTTCTCGCACAGCACGTGCTTGCCGGCCGCAGCTGCGGCAAGCGTTTGCGAGCAATGATGCTCGTTGGTCGTCGAGATGTAGACCGCATCGATACCGCTTCCGAGCAACGCGTCGAGGTTGGTCGTTGCGGCCGCGATGCCGTTCTCGCCGGCAAATCGCTGCGCGCGCTCCGGATCGCTGCTCATCACGGCCACCACCTCGCCGCCCGCTCCGCGGATGGCCTCGATCATCCACTCGCGCGCGATCGTACTTGCACCGATCAATCCCCAACGCAGGTCACTCAAGATGCGATCCTCCGTTTGAACGTCGCTCCACAACTCTCCCGAACGACCAACCGCGCTTCGCCCACGTAGCTGTC
This region of Bradyrhizobium sp. CCGUVB1N3 genomic DNA includes:
- a CDS encoding Gfo/Idh/MocA family protein translates to MRWGLIGASTIAREWMIEAIRGAGGEVVAVMSSDPERAQRFAGENGIAAATTNLDALLGSGIDAVYISTTNEHHCSQTLAAAAAGKHVLCEKPLTLNLADARRMVAACRAAGVQMGTNHHLRNAATHRAIHAAIKAGHIGKPLFARVFHAVYLPPHLQGWRIERPHSGGGVVLDITVHDADTMRFVLDDNPVAVTAMMSRGGMGQAGLEDGVMGVVRFESGLIAQFHDAFTTRYAVTGFEVHGEEGSLIGTDCMTQQPKGEVLLRTKDGERQLPVAHENLYLRAVRLFGDAVAGRGAPSATGEDGMKSLSVALSTREAARTGHETPIDLTT